A genome region from Pygocentrus nattereri isolate fPygNat1 chromosome 10, fPygNat1.pri, whole genome shotgun sequence includes the following:
- the tmem229b gene encoding transmembrane protein 229b, which translates to MVTMATTMTPEPLTALSRWYLYAIHGYFCEVMFTAAWEFVVNCNWKFPGVTSVWALFIYGTCILIVERMYLCLQGRCNVLLRCIIYTLWTYLWEFGTGLLLRQFNACPWDYSEFKYNFMGLITAEYAVPWFCASFIVERLVIRNTLRLRFDEGAEPGRTGGQPDGGGRGGRGGGRRGRGARGVATNANGYVKVD; encoded by the coding sequence ATGGTAACCATGGCAACAACGATGACCCCCGAGCCGCTGACGGCCCTGTCGCGGTGGTACCTGTACGCCATCCACGGCTACTTCTGTGAAGTCATGTTCACTGCAGCTTGGGAGTTTGTAGTGAACTGTAATTGGAAGTTTCCAGGTGTGACCAGCGTGTGGGCACTGTTCATCTATGGCACATGCATCCTCATCGTGGAGCGCATGTACCTGTGCCTGCAGGGCCGCTGTAATGTACTGCTGCGCTGCATTATCTACACACTGTGGACCTACCTATGGGAGTTTGGCACAGGTCTGCTGCTGCGGCAGTTCAATGCCTGTCCATGGGACTACTCTGAGTTTAAGTACAACTTCATGGGGCTGATCACGGCAGAATATGCCGTGCCTTGGTTCTGCGCGTCCTTCATCGTGGAGCGCCTGGTCATCCGCAACACACTACGGTTACGTTTTGATGAGGGGGCGGAGCCTGGCCGGACTGGAGGACAGCCTGATGGTGGTGGAAGAGGTGGAAGAGGTGGAGgtaggagaggaagaggagccAGAGGAGTGGCCACCAATGCCAATGGCTACGTAAAGGTGGACTGA